From a region of the Candidatus Omnitrophota bacterium genome:
- a CDS encoding GAF domain-containing sensor histidine kinase produces MINTVARLFKRKKSITEVTKSLVNLKDFKSSLSKENRDFLEKELFKLTMAYNISKEISGNFNLEKTLNMLVDRIANVMSVGIVSLMLVGKNTGEMLIKFAKGLDKEIIKNVKVKLGEGVSGWVAQTGQSLLVKDISKDPRFSKRNGKYNTNSLLSVPLKIQDKVIGVINVNNKISKGVFNEEDLDILSKLADLAALAVTNSRLREDTKHLDDLRANFIANVSHELRTPLTAIKESVGIILEEIAGNINSQQKKLLSLAVQSISRLSRLIDDLLDFSKVDAETREMKRTLFDIGRIAELAVATLRPLAQKKEVDIKISLPNRKIEIWGDEDKLYEVISNFIDNAIKYNKPKGKINLKLEDTEKNVKIIVSDTGIGMPKQDLDKIFDRFKRIEGYSKDKVKGSGLGLSIVKDIVEMHGGETFVDSEINKGTTFTVTLPKNLRIRR; encoded by the coding sequence ATGATTAATACGGTCGCACGTTTGTTTAAGCGCAAGAAGTCGATAACAGAGGTTACTAAATCTTTAGTTAATTTAAAAGATTTTAAGAGTAGCTTAAGTAAAGAAAACCGAGATTTTTTAGAGAAAGAACTTTTTAAATTAACGATGGCTTATAATATTAGTAAAGAAATATCCGGTAATTTTAATTTAGAGAAAACTCTTAATATGCTTGTGGATAGAATCGCTAATGTAATGTCAGTTGGGATTGTTTCACTTATGTTGGTTGGAAAAAATACCGGCGAGATGCTAATCAAGTTTGCTAAAGGTCTAGATAAAGAGATTATTAAGAACGTAAAAGTTAAGCTAGGTGAAGGCGTTTCTGGTTGGGTTGCCCAAACTGGGCAGTCTTTATTAGTTAAAGATATCAGCAAAGATCCGCGCTTTTCTAAACGTAACGGGAAGTATAATACCAATTCTTTATTAAGCGTTCCTTTAAAAATACAAGATAAGGTTATTGGGGTGATAAATGTTAACAATAAAATTTCTAAAGGTGTTTTCAATGAAGAAGACCTTGATATTTTAAGCAAGTTAGCCGATTTAGCTGCCTTAGCGGTCACTAATTCTCGTCTCAGAGAAGACACAAAGCATTTAGATGACCTAAGGGCCAATTTTATTGCTAATGTATCTCATGAGTTACGCACGCCCTTGACGGCAATTAAAGAATCGGTAGGGATTATTCTAGAGGAAATAGCTGGAAATATTAATAGCCAGCAGAAAAAACTTTTAAGCTTGGCGGTTCAAAGCATTAGTCGTCTAAGTCGCCTAATTGATGATTTGCTAGATTTTTCAAAAGTAGATGCTGAAACTAGGGAGATGAAAAGAACCCTTTTTGATATAGGAAGGATAGCTGAATTAGCAGTAGCAACCCTTAGGCCGCTGGCCCAAAAAAAGGAAGTCGACATCAAGATTTCTTTGCCAAATAGAAAAATAGAAATTTGGGGGGACGAAGATAAGCTTTATGAAGTTATCTCAAACTTTATCGACAATGCTATAAAATATAACAAACCAAAGGGTAAGATTAACCTGAAACTTGAAGATACTGAAAAAAATGTAAAGATTATCGTTTCTGATACTGGCATTGGTATGCCGAAGCAAGATTTAGACAAAATTTTTGATCGATTCAAAAGAATCGAAGGGTATTCTAAGGATAAAGTTAAAGGTAGCGGCTTGGGCTTATCGATCGTTAAGGATATTGTTGAGATGCACGGAGGAGAGACCTTCGTTGATTCTGAAATTAACAAAGGGACAACTTTTACAGTCACTCTTCCTAAGAATTTGAGGATACGTAGATAA
- a CDS encoding response regulator: protein MAKKILVVDDEAALVEMLKMRLEASGYDVLFAYDGQEALDKAKKSNPDLIILDLMLPKVDGYKVCRMLKFDEKYKSIPIILFTARAQDSDKKMGQEVGADAYIVKPFEPKVLLDKIKELTGEQA, encoded by the coding sequence ATGGCAAAAAAAATACTCGTAGTTGACGATGAAGCAGCGTTGGTTGAGATGTTAAAGATGAGGCTAGAAGCTAGCGGTTATGATGTTCTATTTGCTTATGATGGCCAGGAGGCGTTGGACAAAGCAAAGAAGAGTAATCCGGATTTAATTATTTTAGACTTAATGCTTCCTAAGGTTGATGGTTATAAAGTCTGCCGAATGCTTAAATTTGATGAAAAGTATAAAAGCATACCGATTATTCTTTTTACGGCCCGGGCTCAAGATAGTGATAAGAAAATGGGGCAAGAAGTTGGGGCTGATGCTTATATAGTTAAGCCTTTTGAGCCTAAGGTTTTACTAGATAAGATTAAAGAGTTGACTGGAGAACAAGCATGA
- a CDS encoding response regulator — MKKKILVVDDEPDFLDLISQRLKENNYEVITASDGKEGLEKIKNERLDVVLLDILMPKLNGLDTLKKIRKHDKHLPIFIITAYSDQKLFDKAKDMGASGFIVKTGDLSQEVKNINKVLSVADKYCQ; from the coding sequence ATGAAAAAAAAGATATTGGTTGTGGACGATGAACCAGATTTTTTAGATCTGATTAGCCAGAGGCTAAAAGAGAATAATTATGAAGTTATCACTGCTTCTGATGGCAAGGAGGGTTTAGAGAAGATAAAGAATGAAAGGCTGGACGTGGTATTACTTGATATATTAATGCCTAAGCTTAATGGTCTAGACACCTTAAAAAAAATCAGAAAACATGATAAGCATTTACCGATATTCATTATAACTGCTTATTCTGATCAGAAACTTTTCGATAAAGCAAAAGATATGGGTGCTTCGGGGTTTATTGTTAAAACTGGAGATTTGTCCCAAGAGGTTAAAAATATAAATAAGGTTTTAAGCGTAGCAGATAAGTATTGTCAATAA
- the gspE gene encoding type II secretion system ATPase GspE: MAKKQEIADLLLKENLITQEQLDQATIETRRTGLSIIKALEKLKFISEESIAEVRAKALGVPYMDLGEYVIDSELTKLIPEKLAKKYKMVPLFKVGTSLTVAMFNPQDIVALDQARKMSQMDAIDPVVASETGIQKILDIYYGGSSTVDEIVDSIDTERISVKDDKDLAEIAEEAPVVKLVSLIISKAVKERASDIHIEPEAKTLLVRNRVDGVLRESHNLPKALNRALTSRIKILANLDIAENRRPQDGKIRLKIENRDIDIRVSTFPTVHGENVVMRILDKSSVVLGLKDLGLSNESLEALNKLIHRPNGIILVTGPTGSGKTTTLYAALTTINSIDKNIITIEDPVEYELPLIRQTQVNSKIGVTFAEGLRAILRQDPDVIMVGEIRDKETAEIAIRASLTGHLVLSTLHTNDAVSSLTRLVDMGVEPFLVSSSVIGVIAQRLVRVICDKCKEEYKPSESILKDLGVKIKNLFYRGKGCKKCDNTGFMGRTGIYEFFTINDEIRNMVNEKQSADKILERAVASGWIKTLSEDGLEKVSQGITTAEEVLKVTKVK, translated from the coding sequence ATGGCTAAAAAACAAGAGATAGCTGATTTATTACTAAAAGAGAATTTGATTACTCAGGAACAGCTCGATCAGGCAACGATCGAGACCAGGCGTACTGGCCTTTCGATTATTAAGGCTTTGGAAAAGTTAAAGTTTATCAGTGAGGAAAGTATTGCTGAAGTTAGGGCTAAAGCTTTAGGTGTGCCCTATATGGATTTAGGCGAATACGTTATTGATTCAGAATTAACCAAGTTAATTCCTGAAAAATTAGCTAAAAAATATAAAATGGTGCCTTTATTTAAGGTTGGTACTAGTTTAACCGTAGCTATGTTTAACCCTCAGGACATAGTAGCTTTGGATCAGGCTCGTAAGATGAGCCAGATGGATGCTATTGATCCGGTTGTAGCCTCTGAGACCGGGATTCAAAAGATTTTAGATATCTATTATGGTGGTTCATCTACAGTTGACGAAATCGTTGATTCTATCGATACTGAAAGAATTTCAGTCAAGGACGATAAGGATTTAGCTGAAATTGCCGAAGAAGCTCCGGTAGTAAAATTGGTTAGCTTAATTATTTCTAAGGCAGTGAAGGAACGGGCTTCGGATATTCATATTGAACCAGAAGCTAAAACTTTACTGGTCCGCAACCGAGTTGATGGAGTTCTCCGTGAGTCCCACAATTTACCCAAAGCCTTAAATCGAGCTTTAACCTCGCGAATTAAAATTTTGGCTAATTTAGATATTGCTGAGAATCGCCGGCCCCAAGATGGAAAAATTCGTTTAAAGATAGAAAATCGGGATATTGACATCAGAGTTTCAACTTTTCCGACAGTTCACGGAGAGAATGTGGTAATGAGAATTTTAGATAAGTCGTCAGTTGTTTTAGGGCTTAAAGATCTAGGTTTATCTAATGAAAGTCTAGAGGCACTTAATAAACTTATCCATCGGCCTAATGGAATTATTCTAGTAACTGGGCCTACCGGAAGCGGAAAAACTACTACTCTTTATGCAGCTCTAACTACTATTAATTCAATTGATAAAAATATTATTACTATTGAGGATCCAGTTGAATATGAATTGCCTTTAATACGCCAGACCCAGGTAAATTCTAAAATTGGTGTTACTTTTGCTGAAGGTCTTCGAGCAATTTTGCGTCAGGATCCGGATGTGATTATGGTTGGTGAAATTCGTGATAAGGAAACCGCTGAGATTGCAATTAGAGCTTCGCTTACCGGACATTTGGTTCTTTCGACACTACACACTAATGATGCTGTATCATCTTTAACCCGTTTGGTTGATATGGGGGTTGAACCGTTTTTAGTTTCTAGCTCGGTTATTGGGGTTATTGCTCAAAGATTAGTGAGAGTAATTTGTGATAAGTGTAAAGAAGAGTATAAACCATCAGAGTCTATTTTGAAAGATTTAGGTGTTAAAATCAAGAATTTATTTTATCGTGGCAAGGGTTGCAAAAAATGCGATAATACTGGATTTATGGGAAGAACTGGAATCTATGAGTTTTTCACTATTAACGATGAGATACGCAATATGGTTAATGAAAAACAATCAGCTGATAAGATATTAGAAAGGGCCGTAGCCTCAGGTTGGATAAAAACCTTAAGCGAGGACGGCTTAGAGAAGGTAAGTCAGGGTATTACTACAGCGGAAGAAGTATTAAAGGTAACCAAGGTTAAGTAA
- a CDS encoding prepilin-type N-terminal cleavage/methylation domain-containing protein translates to MIRKSVTLIELIIAIVIIAIVVIPSSIMTMEYIRSIAYSRQLLVAEGLAKTEMSKINSLAYDNITLADGYDTNTSNYEGYSQDLRREVDFVVGSNSTLKKVVVTVYEGGSASQLARVVTYLANASFGSGSGGGVAGVGGNEADSLAVSGGSIVAKNLQNITLENTGGSGITITGVTISFSGASGIKVKTITMDGSQRWSGTQSSGSTITFDTNFTLSAGATYNNTGLFTFSKNLSSVSSLVFVMSDATETTAYSW, encoded by the coding sequence ATGATAAGAAAGAGCGTTACCCTTATTGAGTTAATTATCGCTATAGTAATTATAGCAATAGTGGTGATACCAAGCAGTATTATGACTATGGAGTACATACGTTCAATAGCTTATTCTCGTCAACTGTTGGTTGCTGAAGGTTTAGCTAAAACTGAGATGTCTAAGATTAATAGCTTAGCCTATGATAATATTACTCTAGCTGATGGTTATGATACTAATACTTCAAATTATGAGGGCTATAGTCAGGATTTAAGACGTGAAGTTGATTTTGTTGTTGGTTCAAACAGTACCTTAAAGAAAGTTGTAGTTACGGTTTATGAGGGCGGTAGCGCGAGCCAACTAGCAAGAGTAGTCACTTACTTGGCTAATGCTTCTTTTGGTTCTGGAAGCGGTGGAGGCGTTGCTGGGGTGGGTGGCAACGAAGCAGACTCATTGGCAGTATCCGGAGGAAGTATAGTGGCTAAGAATTTACAGAATATTACCTTAGAGAATACTGGTGGCAGCGGCATAACTATTACTGGAGTAACTATCAGTTTTAGCGGTGCAAGCGGCATAAAGGTTAAAACTATTACTATGGACGGTTCTCAAAGGTGGAGCGGTACTCAGAGTTCAGGATCAACTATCACTTTTGATACTAATTTTACTCTTTCGGCTGGAGCAACGTATAACAATACTGGTCTATTTACTTTTAGTAAAAATTTAAGCTCAGTTAGTAGTCTAGTGTTTGTAATGAGCGATGCAACTGAAACCACAGCTTACTCATGGTAA
- a CDS encoding prepilin-type N-terminal cleavage/methylation domain-containing protein has product MRKGFTLIELIMIIVILGILAAVAIPKYYDLQSQAQIAAEKGIIGGVRSGIATFYANACAGGTCAWPTTLGDNNNTTCSVADPCFENVLAQGVTQDWSRASGVNYTGPTGTVYNYTVANGTFQ; this is encoded by the coding sequence ATGAGAAAAGGTTTTACTTTGATCGAGCTAATCATGATCATTGTTATTTTGGGAATCTTAGCTGCGGTAGCTATTCCTAAATACTACGATCTTCAATCTCAAGCCCAGATAGCTGCCGAGAAGGGTATAATCGGCGGTGTGCGCTCTGGCATAGCAACTTTTTATGCTAATGCTTGTGCCGGTGGGACTTGTGCTTGGCCGACTACTCTTGGGGATAATAATAATACTACTTGCAGCGTAGCTGATCCTTGCTTTGAGAATGTATTGGCTCAAGGAGTAACTCAGGATTGGAGCAGGGCCTCAGGTGTTAACTATACTGGTCCGACCGGTACTGTTTACAACTACACTGTTGCCAACGGAACGTTTCAATAA
- a CDS encoding response regulator, producing the protein MPKLKVLLVDDDPVFVEIMKVRLEANNCEICSAVNGQKGVEKVESDSPDIVFLDILMPVLDGMSALEIIRNKHKKLPVFMLTSFSTENRKEEAKRAGATGFIVKDGNIKEEIESILKKIKKDD; encoded by the coding sequence ATGCCTAAACTTAAAGTTTTACTTGTTGATGATGATCCGGTTTTCGTGGAGATAATGAAAGTTAGATTAGAGGCTAATAATTGTGAGATATGTAGCGCTGTTAATGGTCAGAAAGGAGTAGAGAAGGTAGAGAGTGATAGTCCTGACATAGTCTTTTTAGATATATTGATGCCGGTACTTGACGGAATGTCGGCTTTAGAGATAATAAGAAATAAACATAAGAAGTTGCCAGTATTTATGTTGACATCTTTTTCCACCGAGAATCGAAAAGAAGAGGCTAAAAGAGCAGGGGCAACCGGGTTTATCGTTAAAGATGGTAATATTAAAGAAGAAATAGAAAGTATTTTAAAGAAAATTAAGAAAGATGATTAG
- a CDS encoding type II secretion system F family protein, with amino-acid sequence MAEFQYKARDKQGKLVTGSMEAETENAVANKLKEMDYLPVTIEESSKEANFLNELLRRFKKVKLSEINMFTRQFATLQRAGVTILSSLVALGDQTSNKLFKKTLEAVSREIREGNDLSSALERHPKVFSPLYTNMLKSAEESGTLGESLERLSALGVHEEKIKMQIKSATRYPMMVVCAMAIAFFILIIFVIPRFVKIYSAANIVLPLPTRVLIWINTAVSQYWWLTGILLGIVIFSFYKYINTKGGRFLWDKFKLKVPVFGPLFLKMYMSRFCRATGTLMHSGVPILRVLELSSGGIGNAVIEKTINDIRTSVNEGEGIANPMKKSGMFAPVVTQMVAVGEDSGRVDELLLFVSDYYDSQIEYTIENFSSLIEPIMILVLGCGVLFMALGIFLPMWNLMAIFKR; translated from the coding sequence ATGGCTGAATTTCAATACAAGGCTCGCGACAAACAAGGTAAGCTGGTCACCGGTTCAATGGAAGCTGAAACCGAAAATGCAGTTGCTAATAAGCTTAAAGAAATGGACTATTTGCCTGTAACTATAGAAGAGTCGAGTAAGGAAGCTAATTTTTTAAATGAGTTGTTACGCCGGTTTAAAAAGGTTAAACTTTCTGAAATTAATATGTTTACTCGTCAGTTTGCAACTTTGCAACGGGCTGGAGTAACTATTCTTTCAAGCCTAGTGGCACTCGGTGATCAAACTAGTAATAAACTTTTTAAAAAAACCTTAGAAGCGGTGTCTCGAGAAATAAGAGAGGGCAATGACTTATCAAGCGCTCTTGAGAGACACCCGAAAGTTTTCAGTCCGCTTTATACTAATATGCTTAAGTCGGCTGAGGAAAGTGGAACCCTAGGTGAATCCTTAGAGCGCTTAAGCGCCTTAGGAGTCCATGAAGAAAAAATAAAGATGCAGATTAAGAGCGCAACTCGTTATCCGATGATGGTAGTTTGCGCTATGGCGATTGCTTTTTTTATTCTGATCATTTTTGTAATTCCTCGTTTTGTTAAGATTTACTCAGCGGCTAATATAGTTTTACCTTTACCAACCCGGGTGCTTATTTGGATTAATACTGCGGTCAGTCAATATTGGTGGCTTACCGGGATTTTGTTAGGTATAGTTATTTTTTCTTTTTACAAATATATCAATACGAAAGGCGGGCGATTTTTATGGGATAAATTTAAATTAAAGGTTCCGGTTTTTGGGCCGTTATTTTTGAAAATGTATATGTCTCGTTTCTGCCGGGCCACCGGCACTCTGATGCATTCAGGCGTGCCAATTTTGCGGGTTTTGGAGCTTTCTTCCGGTGGTATAGGCAATGCAGTGATTGAAAAGACGATAAATGATATCCGGACTTCGGTCAATGAGGGAGAGGGAATTGCCAATCCAATGAAGAAGAGTGGAATGTTTGCTCCGGTAGTAACTCAAATGGTTGCAGTAGGTGAAGATTCCGGTAGAGTTGATGAACTACTTTTATTTGTTTCTGACTATTACGATAGCCAGATTGAATATACAATTGAAAATTTTAGTTCCTTGATTGAGCCGATAATGATACTTGTTTTAGGCTGTGGTGTTCTTTTTATGGCTCTGGGAATATTTTTACCAATGTGGAATTTAATGGCAATTTTTAAACGATAA